One genomic segment of Pseudorasbora parva isolate DD20220531a chromosome 6, ASM2467924v1, whole genome shotgun sequence includes these proteins:
- the tent5ab gene encoding terminal nucleotidyltransferase 5Ab, whose amino-acid sequence MEDNPSNFSVLNWEQVKRLDVILTESIPIHGKWNFPTLEMKPRDIVKVVRCRMEERKIHVREVRLNGSAASHVLHEDSGLGYKDLDLIFCADLKGEVAFQTVKDIVLDSLLDFLPEGVNKEKITPVTLKEAYVQKMVKVCNDSDRWSLISLSNNSGKNVELKFVDSLRRQFEFSVDSFQIRLDSLLLFYECSENPMAETFHPSIVGESVYGDFGVALDHLQRKQICTRNPEEIRGGGLLKYCHLLVRGFRAASEAEMKLLERYMCSRFFIDFSDVTEQRRKLESYLQNHFVGLEDRKYEYLTTLHSVVNESTVCLMGHERRQTLSLITMLAVRVLAEQNVIPNVANVTCYYQPAPYIADGNFSNYYVAQVQPVYTCQPTHTFSPWLPCN is encoded by the exons ATGGAAGATAATCCGAGCAATTTCAGCGTGCTGAACTGGGAGCAGGTGAAGCGTCTGGATGTCATCCTTACCGAATCCATTCCTATTCACGGCAAATGGAACTTCCCCACTTTGGAGATGAAACCTCGGGATATCGTCAAAGTGGTGCGGTGTCGCATGGAAGAGCGCAAGATCCACGTCCGGGAGGTCCGGTTGAACGGTTCCGCGGCCAGTCACGTTCTCCACGAGGACAGCGGTTTGGGCTACAAGGACCTGGACCTCATATTTTGCGCGGATCTGAAAGGAGAAGTGGCGTTTCAGACAGTCAAGGATATCGTTCTCGACTCCCTCTTGGATTTTCTGCCTGAAGGAGTGAATAAAGAGAAAATTACTCCAGTGACTTTAAAG GAGGCTTACGTGCAAAAGATGGTGAAAGTGTGTAATGATTCAGACCGTTGGAGTCTAATCTCCCTCTCCAACAACAGCGGGAAGAACGTTGAATTGAAGTTTGTGGATTCCCTGCGGCGACAGTTTGAATTCAGCGTTGACTCTTTCCAGATCCGCCTGGACTCCCTCCTCCTCTTCTACGAGTGCTCCGAGAACCCCATGGCTGAGACCTTCCACCCCTCCATTGTGGGAGAGAGCGTTTACGGAGACTTCGGCGTAGCCTTGGACCACCTGCAACGGAAACAGATCTGCACGCGAAATCCAGAAGAGATCCGGGGCGGAGGCTTGCTGAAGTACTGCCACCTGTTGGTCCGAGGTTTCCGTGCCGCGTCGGAAGCCGAGATGAAGCTTCTCGAACGCTACATGTGCTCCCGGTTCTTCATCGACTTCTCGGATGTGACCGAACAAAGGCGCAAGCTCGAGTCCTATCTGCAGAATCACTTTGTGGGACTGGAGGACCGGAAGTATGAGTACCTGACCACCCTACATAGTGTCGTCAATGAAAGTACAGTATGCTTGATGGGACATGAAAGGCGACAGACTTTGAGCCTCATCACCATGTTGGCAGTGCGTGTGCTAGCAGAGCAGAATGTAATTCCCAATGTGGCCAATGTCACTTGCTATTACCAGCCTGCACCATACATTGCGGATGGCAACTTTAGCAATTACTACGTTGCTCAGGTGCAGCCAGTCTACACCTGCCAACCCACCCATACATTCTCACCATGGTTGCCCTGCAACTGA